The genomic region TTTCTTCGTGCCTACGGGAAGAGTTGGCGTGTCATGGAAGAACTTCCGGAGGAACTGGAAGAGATTCGAAAACAGAGCCCCTCCAAGTCCCTGATCTTTGCATTCTGGCACAACCGCATGTTGCTCCTTGCCTATACACACCGGGATCGTGCGATTCAGGTTCTCTCGAGCAGTAGTCGGGATGGGCGCTTGATGAGTTCCATCCTTGGGAAGATGGGGATGCAGAAAGTCCTCGGCTCCAGTAGTCAGGGAGGCGCAGCCGGCCTGCGTCAGATGGCCCGTCAGTGCCGAAGAGGAAACGATGCCGCCCTCAGTGTCGATGGGCCGCGAGGCCCTCGCGGGAGATTGAAGGGAGGAGTGATCTCACTTGCCGCCCTTAGTGGCTCCCCGATTCTTCCGCTCGCTGCTTCCGCTTCCCGAGTTCACACACTGTCCACCTGGGACCGCACCCTGCTTCCTCTGCCATTCGCCAAGGTGCGGCTTGCCTATGGGAACCCTGTCTGGGTTCCCCGCAACTCTGATGACCTGGCTCGAGAGGAAATCCGAAGAAAGCTGGAAGAGGAAGTTCAACTTCTCACCGACCGACTGGATCTCAGCTTTGGGCATGAGACGATTCCACCGGAGGAATCGGAATGACATGGGAAGTGCACGATCTTCGAGGTTACCGCAGATCCGCAAACCGGAAAATGCTTGTGCCCCTGACTCTTCCCTATGCGCTGATTGCGGAGTTCCATTGTAGAGTTCAGTTGGCGGGGATTCGACGGGATCCTCTCCTTCCCCTGATTTCACTGGGTAATCTGGAAGCCGGGGGTACGGGAAAGACTCCGGCGGTTCTCGCTCTTGCCAAATTGTTACAGGAATCAGGGATTCGTCCCGCCGTCTTGACCGGTTTGCCCGGGAGACGGGGGAAGGCAGTCTTTCACTCTCGCGAGCCCGGTTTCAGAAACCAGGCCGCGGATGAGGCTCTTCTCCTCTCCCGTTCCCTTCCCGAGTGCCCGCTTGTTGCGGCAAGGCCCAAGTGGAAGGGAGTTGAACTGCTGGACAAGCCGGAAGAATCAGATCTGATCCTGCTTGATGACGGTTTCCAGCACCGGAGACTCGCGCGGGATCTCAACCTGCTTCTCCTCTCTGGAAGAACACCTCTGTCCTTCTCTCAGGTTCTCCCTGCGGGAGATCTGAGGGAAGCCCCGGGTTTTGCTCTTCGCAGGGCTGATGCCTTCGTAGTTCCGGAAGATGTGCCTCTGCCAGAGAATCTCCCTGAACGCCCGGTATTTCGAACAGGAGTTCTTTCGGCAGGGCTCCTTGCTTTGGACGGCTCTTCCCGAAAGCCATCAGACTCCGGTTTGATTGCCTTGTCAGGCATCGCTCGCCCGGAGTCTTTTGAAGAGAATCTTGCCGGTCTCGGGACTCTGAAGGCCTCTCTTCGCTTCCCTGATCACGCGCCGATGACTCCGCGCTTCCGGGAGCAGTGCCTGAATCTGCTGTCGCGTTTTTCTGGCTCCCAGCTTGTCATTACCGCGAAAGATGCCTGTCGTTGGACCGACGATCCACTCTTTGATGTTCAGGAACCCTGGATTCTGGACCATCAGATCGAATGGCGGGAACCCGGAGTTTTCCTTTCCTGGATTCGAGATGCCCTTGGTTTCCCCGTTGAAAGCGGAGGGAAGCTTGATTAGACTTTCCCTATGAGTTACTCCATGAAAATAGACTTCCTTGTGATTGGGAGCGGCGTTGCCGGGCTTTCCTTTGCACTGAAAGCCAGCAGGATGGGCAAGGTCCTTCTGGTGACGAAATCAGAGGCTCCGGAGAGCAACACCCGCAGAGCCCAGGGCGGCATCGCTGCCGTGACCTCCCGAGACGACAGTCCTGAATCCCATGAGGAAGACACACTCCGGGCGGGTGCAGGTCTTTGTGACCGGTCTCGGGTTCGTCACATGGTAGAAAGCGGCCCGGAGAGAATCCGGGAACTTCTCGACTGGGGAGTGCCCTTCAGCAAGGAAGGCGAGGAACTGGCACTTGGGCAGGAGGGGGGGCATTCCTTCCGCAGGGTCCTTCATGTCGCAGACTTCACCGGTCGCGAACTGGAAAGGGTGCTTTTGGAGAGGGTCGCTGCCGAGCCTTCGATCCAGCTTCTGGAAGACCACATGGCAGTCAATCTTGCCACTCATCGTCATCTGAAAAAGGGAGGCGAGGAAGGCAGGGTTTACGGTGCCTATCTGATGGATCGAAAGAAGAGGAGCATCCTGAGCGTGGCCGCGCGATGGACCATTCTTGCTACCGGAGGCGCAGGCAAGGTCTATGCATATACGAGCAACCCGGATGTGGCGACGGGCGACGGTGTGGCCATGGCTTATCGAGCCGGCGCACGGATTGCAAACATGGAATTCGTTCAGTTTCATCCCACCTGTCTCTATCACAGGAAGGTGAGAACGCAACTCATCAGCGAGGCCGTTCGAGGAGAGGGTGCCATCCTTCGAAACCTCGACGGAGAGGCCTTCATGGAGCGATACACCATGCAACGGGAACTGGCTCCCCGTGACATCGTGGCTCGGGCAATTGATCAGGAAATGAAACGCCGCGGCGACAAGTTTGCTCTCCTGGACTTTTCACCGATCGGCAAGGAGAGAATCCCTGAGCGCTTCCCTTCCATCTATGCGGCTTTGCAGAGACTGGGGATGGATCCCCGGGAGCGGTCGATTCCCGTGGTTCCCGCGGCGCACTACTTTTGCGGAGGGGTGGAGGTGGACGGCCAGGGGCAAAGCAGCCTGCCTCGACTTCTCGCCATCGGGGAAGTCAGTTGTACGGGGGTCCATGGTGCCAATCGACTGGCCAGCAACTCCCTTCTGGAGGCGCTGGTCTTTGCGCATGAGGCAAGTGAAGCCCTCAGTGCGAACTTTGATCCCTCCGGGGAAATCCCGGAAGTGGAGCCCTGGAGCTCCGCAAATACCCGCGACTACCGGGAGGCAGTGGTTCTCGACCATGACTGGGATCTGGTTCGGCGCATGATGATGGACTATGTCGGGATCGTGCGAAGCGACGAGAGGCTGCTTCTGGCCCGCGACCGGCTTCGCCATGTGCGGGAAACTGTGGAGAAGTTCTACTGGCGTTACTCCATTTGCAGCGAGATTATCGAACTCCGCAACATCGCACTTCTAGCGGAACTGATCATCCGTTCGGCACTCCTGAGAAAGGAGAGCCGGGGACTGCACTTCAATCTGGATCATCCGGAGACCCGCAGTGATCTGGCCAGCCCCACCTGTCTGGAACAGGAAATCCTTCATGCCTGAGGACTCCGGGGCGAATCGTTCAGTAAAGAAGCCCTGGTATATTGACGGTTTCGGCGCTCACTATCTGGAACTCTATGCCCATCGAAATGAGAGAGAGGCCGAGCAGGCCCTCAAACTCCTGACTCTTGCTGGCCTGCCACTGAAGGGACTCCGAGTTCTGGACCTGGCCTGTGGTGGGGGGCGGCACTTGCGGCAGCTTCGTCGGCGGGGGGCAAAGCCACTTGGCTTGGATCTCTCCCGGCCGCTTCTTGAAGAAGCGCAGAAGAATCTACCCCGGGACCTGTCTCTCCTCCGTGCCGACATGCGCAAGCTTCCTCTGCAGGATGAGACCTTTTCTCTTGTGCTCTGCATGTTCACGAGTTTCGCATACTTTCAGAGCGACCGGGAAAACTGGAGCGTACTTCATGAGGTCGCCCGGGTTCTGGAGGATGGGGGACACTATCTGCTGGATTTTCTCAATCGAGGAAGTCTGCAAATCCAGGCAGAGAGTGAGAGGGAGGGAGAACACTTCCGTGCCCTGGAATCCCGTAGAATCGAAAAGGGGCGGGTTCACAAGAAGGTGAGGATTCTGGATCGGGTAACTTTGGAGGAAAAACTGGAATATGAGGAGAGCGTGCGCTTGTATTCCCGCTCAGAAATACGGGATGCTGCCGAGGAGTCGGGTTTGACTCTCGTGCAAGAGTGGGGAACTTATCTTGGCGATCCCTGGGAAGAAGGGAAAAGTCCTCGACTGATTTTACTCTTTCAAAGAGTTCCTCGATGAACCGGCATGTATCCGAGTTGCCGATGCCGAAGGCGCTGGAGGCCGGAGCCTCGCCTTTTCGCATCTTTGCTCCTTCGGCGGGTCTTCTACAGGCAATGGAGAAGTATGTAAGCGGCCCTAGAGCAAGCGAGAATCTGAAGCTTCTTGCCGAAGGGAAGGCCTCCCTTGTGGTCACCGGGCAACAACCCTCCTTCCCCATGCCACTGGGCCTGACATTGGCCAAGGCGGCCACAACGGTTGCCATTGCGGAAAGGCATTGCGGAAAGGGGCGACTAGTTCCCCTCTTCTGGAACGGAAGCGACGATAGCGACTTCGAGGAAGCGTCCTCGCAGAACTATTTGCGCGCTTCTCGCCCTCCTCTTCGTTTCTCACTGCCAGTCTCCTTGCATCGAAAGAACCAACAGGTGGGAAGACTAGCAGTCGAGGGCTGCCTGCAGGAGATTCTGGCGTATCTTCCCCCTGAATACCATGACCTTGCCTCCAGCGAGCTCGGAGATCTTCACGCCCGAACCCTCGCACGCTTCTATGCAGAGGACGGCTTACTGGTTCTCGATGCCCGGAGCCCGGCATTGGCAGAGGCCGGGAAGCAGCTCTATGAGAACTATCTCGAAAGCAGGGAGCGGTTTGCCGGACAAGTGGACCGGGACGGAGACTCCCTTGAGAAGGAGTCCGGAAGTCGCCCTCTTCGACGGGGAGTGGGGGAAAGGGCTCTCTACCTGCTCTCTCGAGACCGTCGATCTCTTCCGGAACCGGCAGATTACGAGAATGTCCTCCGGGAACGTCTCCGGGAGAAAACTCCTCGCCTTTCGCCGAACGTATCGCTTAGACCCCTGCTGCAGGATTTCGTTCTTCCCGTCCGGGAGGTAGTACTCGGACCCTCGGAGTGGGAGTATCACCGCCAACTGCGGGATTCATTTTCCCTTCTGGGCTGCCATTTTCCACAACCCTGGCCGCGGCTTCAGTGGAATCTCCGATCAGGTGAGCCTCGCGACAGCAGTCCTCTCTTCGATCCTCATGCAAGGCCTGATCAAGTTCGCAGGGACTTGCTTGAGCAGGCTTCCCTGCACCTGGAAGATCTCAGGGAGAACCGCTATCTTCTAAGAAGCAAGGAGGAGTCATGAGAATTCTGGCCTGCGCCGCTCATCCCGATGATGTTGAACTGTCCTGTGGGGGAACCCTCGCAGGAGCCTTTGCCGCAGGTCATGAGACATATATCCTGGATTTGACCCGGGGAGAAAGAGCGAGCAACGGGGATCCGGAGAGTCGGGCAAAGGAAGCTGCCGAGGCTGCAGAAACCCTGGGCGCTCATCGTTTTCAAGCCGGTCTTCCCGACGGGGGACTCGATTCACGAGACTCCACTCAACGGGCCACTGTGGTGGAGATCATGCGCGAGATTCGTCCGGATCTCTTGATCATCCCCTGCCGGGAAAATCGACATCCAGATCATCGCGAAGCCCATGAGCTCTTGCATCGTGTTTCCTTTGATGCTGGCCTTCCCCGATTTCCTGCGCCCGGAGAGGCGCATCGGCCTGTGACGATTCTGGAAGCCATGGAGCGGATTCCATTTGCGCCGCACATCCTCGTGCCCATCGATGAGTGGTTTGAGAAGAAGCAAGGTGCAATCCTGGCCTACAAGAGTCAGTTCAGTCAGGGTCCGGAATCCGGGAAGACCCTGATCAATGAGGAGCAGTTCCTTGTCTGGCTGACTGCAAGGGATCAGTATTATGGCGGGCTTGCCCACTGCAAGGTGGCAGAGCCCTTTCGACTTGCCTCTCCCCTTCGCATTGATCAGTTACACGCTCTTGTGCCGGAGGCTGTAAATGACTGAGGACAAGAAATTAAAGATCGGGGTTACCTGCTACCACAAGGCGGGGGGAAGCGGCATTGTGGCCACGGAACTCGGAATGGCTCTGGCTGCACGCGGCCATGAGATTCACTTCATCAGTTCCTCCACTCCCTTCCGCCTGACCGAAAGTGACAACATCCTGCTTCACCGTGTTGAAACTGCCGACTACCCGCTCTTTGACTACCCGCCCTACACTCTCGCCCTGGCCGTGAAGATGCATCAGGTAGTCAGCTTCCACGATCTGGATCTTCTTCATGTCCATTACGCAATTCCCCATGCTGCAAGTGCAATCCTGGCACGGGACATGGGGAGTTGGCCGGTTCCGGTAGTGACAACTCTGCATGGTACGGACATAACCCTCGTTGGAAGCCATCCCAGCTATCATCGCATTACGCGTCACTGTATTGAGCAAAGTGATGCGGTCACCTCCGTGAGCGAATATCTCAGCAAGGAAACGGATCGGATATTTGAGGCGAAGAAAGAGGTAAAGGTAATTCCGAATTTCGTGGATTCAGATCGATTCTCTCCCCGAGAGAATCAGGATCTTCGCAGCAAATATGCCAGAGCGGAGGAGAAGATCATTCTTCATGCTTCGAATTTCCGCCCTGTCAAACGGGTTCCCTTTGTGTTGGAGATTTTTGACAAACTTGCAATGAGGGATCAGTCGATTTTGCTTTTGGCAGGGGACGGTCCGGACTTGAGTACTGTCCGCAGGATGGCCAGGGAAAGGAATCTTGAAGACCGTGTGCATTTCCTGGGAGCCTGTGAGGACATGGAGACGATTTTCCCGCTTGCCGATCTCTTTCTCCAGCCCAGTGAGTATGAGTCTTTTGGTCTTGCCGCTCTGGAAGCCATGAGTTGCGGAGTTCCCTGTCTCCTGACAAATCAGGGGGGGACGGCTGAGTTTCTCCATCATGGGGATAATGGCTGTCTTCTGGATCCGGAGGACCTGGATCTTTGGGTCAAAACGGCAGGCCGGCTTCTGTCTTCGCCGCTGGAGTCCCGGGAGATGGGCGCTCGCGCCCGGGATCACGCAAAGCGAAATTTCTCTCTGGAGAGAGTCGTCAAGCAATATGAAGATCTCTTCCTTTCCCTTGTTCCTGGCTTTGACAATCCTCGCAACTTCGCCTAGTCTCCTCCCTTAGGGAGGAAACTGGATGCACTCGACCACTGGACATCCCCCGGGAGCTTACCGCTTTCTTCTGGATGCCCTTGAGAATACAAGAAAACACCTGTCCACAGATGGCCATGTCTCCGGGCAGGAACTCCTTCTCGGGATCCGACTACGGGCACGGGAGCTCTTTGGCCCCCTTGCTTTCATGGTCTTTGACGAGTGGAACATCCACGAGGGGAACGATTTCGGGGAGATGGTGTTTGAGCTGGTGGATCAGGGCATTCTCAGCAAAATGAGCGAAGATAAACTGGAAGATTTCGCCACGCCACAGCATTATCAGCGCTATTATGAGGAAGAGTATTTCTCCCACAATCGCGAAGAGATTTACCTGAAGGAGAAGGAATGAACCGTGACCGGGATTGGCTGCACAGCCTTCCAAAGACAGATCTGCATGTTCACCTGGATGGTTCCCTGAGACCTGCCACACTTCTGGAACTTTCCGATAAACTGGGAAGCGACCTGCCCGCGTCCACGGAAGAGGAGGTTCTGGACCTGATTCGCATGGGAAAGGGCGAAAAAAGTCTGGTTCGCTATCTTCAGGCTTTCGACTATACCCTACCGGTTCTTCAGGATGCCGATTCCCTGGAGCGCTGTTCCTATGAATTGGCCATGGATGCAGCGGAAGAAAATGTCCGTCTGATTGAAGTCCGCTACAGCCCGCTGCTTCATCGGAAAAAGGGACTTTCCTTTGAAGGTATCATTGATGCCGTCGCCCAGGGGCTGCAGCGTGCCACGGAAGAGACCGGGATCATCGCAGGTCAGATTCTCTGCGGCATTCGAAACATGCCTCCGGAGGGTTCTCTTGAATTGGCAAGAGCGACTCTTCGATACCGGGATCGCGGAATTGTGGCTTTTGATCTCGCAGGAGCAGAGAAGGACTATCCCGCCAAGAAGCATCTGGACGCTTTCTACTTTGTTCTGAATCACAATCTCAATTCAACACTTCATGCGGGAGAGGCCTTCGGGCCGGAGAGCATTGCACAGGCTCTGCATTACTGCGGCACCCATCGGATCGGGCACGGGGTCAGGCTCTGGGAAGACGAGAGCCTGATGAACTATGTCAATGACCACAGGATTGCCCTGGAGATGTGTTTGAGCAGCAACCTGCACACGGGTGCGGTGTCAGACATTCAGGATCATCCCTTCCGGAAATATCTTGACCTTGACTTGAGGGTCACCTTGAATACGGACAATCGCCTGATTTCCGGGACTTCGGTGACGGGCGAGTTTGCACTCGCTGCAGAGACTTTTTCTCTCAGCGTGGAGCAAATCAATACGATCATTCTCAATGGATTCAAGAGTTCCTTCCTCCCGCACTCCCGGAAAGCCGAATTGGTGCGAGAGGTCGTCCGGGAATTGGATGAGAAGGGTGCGCCTCCGGCACATTCTTACTCGGATTTGCTCTAGGAGGGATAGTGAAGTACCGGGTCCTTCTTCTCTGTTTCATTCTGGTCGGGGCTGTTTCCGGCTCTGCGCAGATCGCCCAGGAAGCGGACTCACTGGAAGCCAGGTTTCTGACGCAGGATGAAATGGATCTCTTCAGCCTCGAGGAGGTTCCCTCCGGGAATACAGAGGAAAGGCCGGGAGATCCCCTGACCGGCTTTCCTACTCTCAGTTGGGTCGATTCCCTTCTCTTGGGAGACCCGACATCAGGACAGGACGGATCCCCGGAAGACCACATGGTCGATTCTCTGGTTTCAGGAGAATCCTGGCCTCTCTTTCCTCCCCGAATTCTGGACTTTCAGTCGCTTCAGCTTCAGGATATTCTTCGTTCCACCATGCTGGAAGAGGATGAAACGGAATCGTGGACTTCCCTCTTTTCTGTGGACTCCACCCTTTCTCTTTCTCTTTTGCAGGTGAAGGAAGAGGCTTGGGAGTACTTCTGTCCCTATAGTGATCTCTGGTATTACATCTGGAGAGGCTGGGGCACCCTGCTATTGGAAGGTCAGGAACAGAACTACTCCCCGGGGATGATGTTCCAGGTACCGGCCTCATCGATTCACGCATTACGAAATGTCAGTGGTGCTCCCACTGTTGCTCTGGTCTGGCAAAGTCCTGCATTATCCGACTCCCTGCGGGTCAGTATCATCCCCGAGGAGATCCTGGTGGAAATGGAAGCGGACTCCTTGCGAATTCTGGAACTGGAAGAGAAGATCCTCTACCGCAAACGATAGGTGTCTCATGAAGGGAATCATCCTGGCAGGAGGAACCGGCAGCAGGCTATTCCCCCTGACAAAGGTCACGAACAAACATCTGCTTCCTGTGGGGACTATTCCGATGATCCTCCATCCCCTGCGAAAGATGGTGGAGGCAGGGATTGAAGAGATCCTGATTGTCACGGGAACCGAACATATGGGCGATGTCGTTGCGCTCCTTGGCAGCGGAACTGCCGAGTCCTGTCAATTGACCTACCGCGTGCAGGATGAAGCGGGAGGGATAGCCCAGGCGCTTTCGCTGGCCGAGAATTTCTGCCATGGAGAGTCGATGTGTGTGATTCTTGGCGACAACATATTCGAAGACTCACTTCAGCCCTCTGTGAACGCATTTCATGGCCAGTCTTCGGGTGCGAGGATTCTCCTGAAGGAAGTTCCGGATCCCTGCCGTTTCGGCGTAGCAGAACTGGAGGGTGACCGGGTCGTGGGTATTGAGGAAAAGCCTTCAGAGCCCAAGAGTTCCTTTGCGGTCTGCGGGATCTATTTTTTCGATGCGCGGGTCTTTGAAATTATCCGCACGCTGCGACCTTCATCCCGGGGGGAATTGGAAGTATCTGATGTGAATAACGCCTACATCCAGTCCGGGGAATTGAGTTACGGCTATTTTAAGGGCTGGTGGACCGATGCGGGAACCTTCGAGTCTTATCGGCAGGCTCAGGAACTGCTCTTTTCAGAAAGAGGGGAAGAGAATGATTGACGGTGTCATAATCAAGGACTTGAAGCGTATTGCCGACGAGCGTGGTTACCTGATGGAGATCTTGCGAGATGATGACGAGTTTTTCGACCGCTTCGGCCAAACTTATGTCTCGGCCGTTGAGCCCGGGGTGGTGAAGGCTTGGCACTATCATCGCGAGCAAACGGATCATGCGGTTTGTGTCTCCGGGATGATCAAGCTTGTCATGCATGACGACCGGGAGGGCAGCCCCACAAAGGGGAAAACGCAGGTGCTTTTTATTGGAGACCGCAACCCCCAGCTCGTACGGATTCCCAAGGGAGTCTATCACGGCTGGAAGGGCATCAGTACTTTTCCAAGCCTGGTGATCAATGTTCCTGATCGACACTACGACTATGAGAACCCGGATGAGTACCGGGAAGATCCCCACGGAGATAAAATCCCCTATGACTGGTCAAGAGAGGACGGCTGATGAGCCACCTTCTGGTTACCGGTGGATGTGGATTCATCGGGAGCAATTTCATCCTTCAGATGAGGAAGGAATGCCCTGACCGGGAGATCCTGAATCTGGATCTTCTGACCTATGCCGGCAATCTGGAAAACCTGGCAACTCTGAAGGATGACCCCGCTTATCATTTTCAGAGAGGCGATGTGGCCGACCGGGAACTGCTCCGGGGTTTATTTCTGGAATATGAAGTGGACGAGGTGGTCCATTTTGCTGCGGAATCACATGTGGACCGCAGCATTCTGGGCCCGGAGGTTTTTGTCCAGAGCAACATTCTGGGAACCATGTGCCTTTTGGAAGCGGCCAGGGACTTCTGGAAATCCGGTCATGGCCGATTCCTCATGGTATCCACCGACGAAGTCTACGGCTCCCTCGGAGAGGAGGGGAGCTTTCGGGAAGAAACGCCTCTTGATCCTTCCAGTCCCTATTCCGCAAGCAAGGCTTCGGCGGATCTTCTCTGTCTTGCCTACTATCGTACCTTTGACTTCCCGGTGATGGTCACTCGATGCAGCAATAATTACGGACCCTACCAGTTCCCCGAGAAATTGATTCCACTGATGATCCAGCGCGCGAGTCAGGGAGACAAGCTGCCCGTCTACGGCGACGGGAAGAATGTGAGGGACTGGATCCATGTGGACGATCACAATCGTGCCGTGAGAACGGTTCTTGAAAAGGGAGAACCCGGCCAAGTTTATAACATTGGTGCCAATGAGGAGTACGAGAACATCGAGATCGTTCAGAGGATTCTTTCGCACCTGGGAAAGAGCGACGATCTCATTGAGTTTGTGAAGGACCGCCCCGGCCATGACCGGCGCTACGCCATGGACTCAAGCAAGATACGCAGAGAATTGTCCTGGGAGCCGAAGGTCTCTTTTCAGGAAGGCATTTCCGACACGATCGACTGGTACTTGAACCACCGCTCCTGGTGGGAGAAGATTCTCAGCGGGGAGTACCGCAATTTCTTTGAGGAACAGTACGGGAGAGTGGGTGAATGAGCCCTTCTCCCATTGACAACCCTGCGTTCCGCGTTCTGATGAAAGTTTTGGGTCTCTCTCCCAGGGATCACGAATTCCGCCTGGAAGGGAGTCTGGAATCTGTTCAGCGCATTCTCTTCGTGGATTCGGGGCAGTTTGCTGACCTCCTCTTCTTTCTGCCGGTGATTCAGGAGATCCGGGAGCGATGGCCTTCGGTGGCTGTGCAGGTAATGGTCGAAGAACGGTGGGGGGACTTCCTCAAAAGGGAACCGGGAATTGAGGGAATCATTCTCTACGACCCCGAGTCCTTGCGTTTTCGCTCCTCGGCCTATCGCAAGCTGCTTCGGGAGGTCAAGAAGCGTTCTTTCGATGCGGTAGTTCTGATGGGGACGGAAGATGATTCCCACCGGGATCTTGTCGCTTTTGCTTCTGGAGTAGCGCTACGCGCGGGAGCCTACTCTGAGGGAAGGGAGCGAATCCTCAATTGCATGGTTCGCTGGACGGGAAAGGATCGCTACCGTTCCTGTTTTGCTCAGGAATTGTCGCGACTTCTTGGACTCCGTTACGAGGCATTGGACTGGAGGTATCACTTTCGTCCCGATGAAGTCCGGGCCGCGGATCAACTCATTCACTTCAGGAAGCCTTCCCGAGATGTTCTCCTGATCGGTGTAGATCCCGGAGCGGGGCTTGCGGAACACCAGGTCGTGGAGAGTCATCTCGCCTTTCTTTTGAATCACCTTACGGAGACCCTGAAAGCTCGCCCCCTGATTTTCCAGATCCATGGTGAGAAGACCGGATTCCGCGACAAACTGAGAGGAGACGCTCTGGAGATGCCTCCTCTGGGTTTACGGGAACGCCTCGCACTCCTTTCTCGCTGCGACCTTTTTGTTGCGGGCAACACCGAACTATTCCACGCGGCCACTGCCTTCGGTGTTCCCGCTCTCGGGCTATTCACGGACTCGGACCGCCCTCAGTGGGAGCCACGGAACCGACCTGAGATTTCGGTACTAAGAGGCCGGCCCGGAGAAAAGATCTCCCTGAAGGAGATGGACGAGAGGGTGCAAGTAATCCTCAGGGCAGGCCGGGGAGTTGAGGGCTGATTTGGCAAAGGCGGTATTTCTCGACCGCGACGGAACCCTGATTC from Candidatus Krumholzibacteriia bacterium harbors:
- a CDS encoding cupin domain-containing protein, translating into MKYRVLLLCFILVGAVSGSAQIAQEADSLEARFLTQDEMDLFSLEEVPSGNTEERPGDPLTGFPTLSWVDSLLLGDPTSGQDGSPEDHMVDSLVSGESWPLFPPRILDFQSLQLQDILRSTMLEEDETESWTSLFSVDSTLSLSLLQVKEEAWEYFCPYSDLWYYIWRGWGTLLLEGQEQNYSPGMMFQVPASSIHALRNVSGAPTVALVWQSPALSDSLRVSIIPEEILVEMEADSLRILELEEKILYRKR
- a CDS encoding sugar phosphate nucleotidyltransferase, with the translated sequence MKGIILAGGTGSRLFPLTKVTNKHLLPVGTIPMILHPLRKMVEAGIEEILIVTGTEHMGDVVALLGSGTAESCQLTYRVQDEAGGIAQALSLAENFCHGESMCVILGDNIFEDSLQPSVNAFHGQSSGARILLKEVPDPCRFGVAELEGDRVVGIEEKPSEPKSSFAVCGIYFFDARVFEIIRTLRPSSRGELEVSDVNNAYIQSGELSYGYFKGWWTDAGTFESYRQAQELLFSERGEEND
- a CDS encoding dTDP-4-dehydrorhamnose 3,5-epimerase family protein; the encoded protein is MIDGVIIKDLKRIADERGYLMEILRDDDEFFDRFGQTYVSAVEPGVVKAWHYHREQTDHAVCVSGMIKLVMHDDREGSPTKGKTQVLFIGDRNPQLVRIPKGVYHGWKGISTFPSLVINVPDRHYDYENPDEYREDPHGDKIPYDWSREDG
- the rfbB gene encoding dTDP-glucose 4,6-dehydratase, with the protein product MSHLLVTGGCGFIGSNFILQMRKECPDREILNLDLLTYAGNLENLATLKDDPAYHFQRGDVADRELLRGLFLEYEVDEVVHFAAESHVDRSILGPEVFVQSNILGTMCLLEAARDFWKSGHGRFLMVSTDEVYGSLGEEGSFREETPLDPSSPYSASKASADLLCLAYYRTFDFPVMVTRCSNNYGPYQFPEKLIPLMIQRASQGDKLPVYGDGKNVRDWIHVDDHNRAVRTVLEKGEPGQVYNIGANEEYENIEIVQRILSHLGKSDDLIEFVKDRPGHDRRYAMDSSKIRRELSWEPKVSFQEGISDTIDWYLNHRSWWEKILSGEYRNFFEEQYGRVGE
- a CDS encoding glycosyltransferase family 9 protein, producing MSPSPIDNPAFRVLMKVLGLSPRDHEFRLEGSLESVQRILFVDSGQFADLLFFLPVIQEIRERWPSVAVQVMVEERWGDFLKREPGIEGIILYDPESLRFRSSAYRKLLREVKKRSFDAVVLMGTEDDSHRDLVAFASGVALRAGAYSEGRERILNCMVRWTGKDRYRSCFAQELSRLLGLRYEALDWRYHFRPDEVRAADQLIHFRKPSRDVLLIGVDPGAGLAEHQVVESHLAFLLNHLTETLKARPLIFQIHGEKTGFRDKLRGDALEMPPLGLRERLALLSRCDLFVAGNTELFHAATAFGVPALGLFTDSDRPQWEPRNRPEISVLRGRPGEKISLKEMDERVQVILRAGRGVEG